One Drosophila kikkawai strain 14028-0561.14 chromosome 3L, DkikHiC1v2, whole genome shotgun sequence genomic window carries:
- the loj gene encoding transmembrane emp24 domain-containing protein 5 — protein sequence MQSTWQREQINLILPLALICCCLLIDTATAQEAQQPWYENLPAVAMDYKVHIDAGKEDCYHQYVQAGATFYVSFSVVRGGDGMAGFAVRNPANEVVKPYQWQATADYTDQVSPGGYYSVCIDNQFSRFAGKLVNIYITVVKYDAWDKYAKEIEQLQLNMQNFTATIGTVERNINDMMGYQAHSRHRESRDYALLLDNNAYIQTFSISQIVVILITCSIQVFFVRKLFEVKANSKSRI from the exons ATGCAATCGACGTGGCAGAGAGAGCAGATAAATTTAATACTTCCACTTGCCCTGATTTGTTGTTGCCTGCTCATAGACACGGCCACGGCGCAAGAGGCACAGCAGCCATGGTACGAAAACCTGCCCGCAGTGGCCATGGATTACAAG GTTCACATTGATGCTGGCAAGGAGGATTGCTATCACCAGTATGTGCAGGCGGGAGCCACCTTCTATGTGTCGTTTAGC GTGGTCCGCGGTGGCGATGGCATGGCTGGCTTTGCAGTCCGCAATCCTGCCAACGAGGTGGTAAAGCCCTATCAGTGGCAGGCCACCGCTGATTACACCGACCAGGTCTCACCCGGCGGCTACTATTCGGTGTGCATTGATAACCAGTTCTCCCGCTTTGCCGGCAAGCTGGTAAACATCTACATCACCGTGGTGAAGTACGATGCCTGGGACAAGTACGCCAAGGAAATTGAACAGCTGCAGCTCAACATGCAAAACTTTACT GCCACCATTGGCACTGTAGAGCGCAACATCAACGATATGATGGGATATCAGGCACATAGCCGGCACCGCGAGTCGCGGGACTATGCCCTGCTGTTGGACAACAATGCCTACATTCAAACCTTTTCGATTAGCCAAATTGTGGTCATATTGATCACGTGCTCAATTCAG GTCTTTTTTGTGCGCAAACTATTTGAAGTCAAGGCGAACTCCAAGAGCCGCATTTAG
- the LOC108071657 gene encoding galactose mutarotase, protein MVNVTEDIFATGAVNPFTKKQEDIKRFTLTNGYGMSVQLISRGAIITSIKTPDSRGQVDDVTLGFDDLAGYQSERNPYFGATIGRVCNRIGGGRFELDGKVVEVSKNRDNKFQLHGGFVGFDKAHWQVVSVRQDGVTLSHTNPDGHEGYPGTVTATASFTLSEDNCLHVRMTAESDKPTPVNLTNHSYFNLAGHKAGANGLYEHTVEINAYGITETDRDSIPTGKITPVEGTSFDLRVASNLGERLKELQPARGYDDNFCVTFSPPQPLAKVARATHPPTGRWLEVVSNQPGVQFYTSNFMPDVERGETPIPGKDGAQYAKHGAFCMETQKFPDSVNHSNFPTTILRPGEIYNHEVIYKFGVCQ, encoded by the coding sequence ATGGTCAACGTCACCGAGGATATTTTCGCAACCGGCGCCGTAAATCCATTCACCAAGAAACAGGAGGACATCAAACGCTTCACCCTGACCAATGGCTACGGCATGTCTGTCCAGTTGATCAGCCGCGGAGCCATCATCACGAGCATAAAGACACCGGATTCCCGTGGCCAAGTGGATGACGTGACGCTGGGTTTTGATGATCTGGCGGGCTATCAGAGCGAGCGGAATCCATATTTCGGTGCCACCATTGGACGCGTATGTAACCGCATCGGTGGAGGACGCTTCGAGCTGGATGGCAAGGTGGTGGAGGTTTCCAAAAATCGAGACAACAAGTTCCAGTTGCACGGCGGCTTTGTGGGCTTTGACAAGGCCCACTGGCAGGTGGTGTCAGTGCGGCAGGATGGCGTCACTCTCTCGCATACCAATCCCGATGGACACGAGGGATATCCTGGAACAGTGACGGCCACAGCTAGCTTCACCCTCAGCGAGGATAACTGCCTGCACGTCCGGATGACCGCTGAGAGTGACAAGCCGACGCCCGTGAATCTCACCAATCACTCGTACTTCAATCTGGCCGGTCATAAGGCCGGTGCCAATGGTCTCTACGAGCACACCGTCGAAATCAATGCCTATGGGATCACCGAAACGGATAGGGACTCCATACCCACTGGCAAAATCACACCCGTGGAGGGGACATCCTTTGATCTGCGCGTGGCCAGCAACCTGGGTGAGCGTCTCAAGGAGCTGCAACCAGCCCGTGGATACGATGACAACTTTTGCGTGACATTCAGTCCGCCGCAACCATTGGCCAAGGTGGCCAGGGCCACACATCCGCCCACTGGACGTTGGCTGGAGGTGGTTAGCAATCAGCCCGGCGTGCAGTTCTATACCTCCAACTTTATGCCGGACGTAGAGCGTGGCGAGACACCGATTCCTGGCAAGGATGGGGCACAGTATGCCAAGCATGGGGCCTTCTGTATGGAGACTCAGAAGTTCCCGGACTCTGTGAACCATAGCAACTTTCCCACTACGATTCTAAGGCCGGGCGAGATCTACAACCACGAAGTCATATACAAGTTTGGGGTATGTCAGTGA
- the LOC108071586 gene encoding chymotrypsin-1, which translates to MILQLVLLLQVALGFSQEIGSLRIMNGTKAKLTQFPYQVGLLSFFQDHMDEPNLCGGAILNEFFILTAAHCLQDPKSKLSKVIVQVGSLYAPGDEKAITVEPINTRVHKNFNRKTVENDLGLIKLPRMIKFNWLRQPVKLPKNPLRKFTGRQAVVAGWGLTTKKEPSSVLQYLNVTIISNSECQRQWTKQLNGTGKRKDIYSSFMCIDSKEGLPCQGDSGGPLVLADGSRTLVGVVSHGYDWACKIKVPDVSTRVSQFVKWIEINMLSM; encoded by the exons atgatCCTTCAGTTGGTACTTCTCCTTCAAGTCGCTCTTGGCTTCAGCCAAGAAATCGGTTCACTGCGGATTATGAATGGCACTAAGGCCAAGTTGACCCAGTTTCCCTATCAAGTGGGGCTGCTATCCTTTTTTCAGGATCACATGGATGAACCTAATCTCTGTGGAGGAGCTATCCTCAACGAGTTTTTTATATTGACAGCTGCACATTGCCTGCAGGATCCGAAGTCGAAGCT CTCCAAGGTCATAGTCCAAGTGGGCAGTTTGTATGCTCCTGGGGATGAGAAGGCCATCACAGTTGAACCCATCAACACCCGTGTCCATAAGAATTTCAATCGCAAGACTGTGGAAAACGATCTAGGGCTGATCAAGTTGCCCAGGATGATCAAGTTTAATTGGTTGAGACAACCCGTCAAGTTGCCTAAGAACCCGTTAAGGAAGTTTACAGGTCGCCAGGCCGTCGTGGCTGGCTGGGGTCTAACCACTAAGAAGGAGCCCAGCAGTGTCCTTCAGTACCTCAATGTGACCATCATTTCGAATAGTGAATGCCAGAGGCAGTGGACCAAACAGCTCAATGGCACAGGAAAGAGGAAAGATATCTACAGTTCCTTTATGTGCATTGATTCCAAGGAGGGTCTGCCATGTCAAGGAGATTCCGGTGGTCCTCTGGTTCTGGCTGATGGCTCTAGAACCTTGGTGGGAGTTGTGTCGCATGGCTATGACTGGGCTTGCAAGATAAAAGTGCCAGATGTTTCCACAAGAGTTTCACAATTTGTAAAGTGGATAGAGATCAACATGCTAAGCATGTAG